The following proteins are encoded in a genomic region of Porphyrobacter sp. CACIAM 03H1:
- a CDS encoding TIGR03013 family XrtA/PEP-CTERM system glycosyltransferase has translation MIRLFKHYIPHAVLLLGLLDLGLLVLASEVAWQWRAHQIAIAPGAVGERWLPLIGTSLVIWLAMIAVGVYGPHALRSLRFAGARVLVAISLGIIALAVIDFVFPSDMFWRSTLLYTMGLAILVLVADRLLLNSFLGSSAFRRRVMVLGAGDRAQRLRELGEKPETGFAIVAYIAMSDDNRVVEEAIPRAAIHDLGRFVENLGVSEVVLALQERRNALPLKDLLRIKTKGVHVNDFSSFIERETGRVDLDTINPSWLIFSDGFSSSRMFSSAVKRIFDITASLILLAVTLPVIIVFALLVKLDSKGPAFFRQQRVGLYGETFTLIKLRSMRTDAEKDGAKWAEKNDPRVTRLGRFIRKVRIDELPQTWSVLKGEMSFVGPRPEVPSFVESLEEEIPFYGERHMVKPGITGWAQINYPYGASVEDSRCKLEYDLYYAKNYTPFLDFVILLQTLRVILWPEGAR, from the coding sequence ATGATCCGCCTGTTCAAGCACTATATCCCGCACGCCGTGCTGCTGCTCGGCCTGCTCGATCTCGGCTTGCTGGTGCTTGCCAGCGAGGTCGCCTGGCAGTGGCGCGCGCACCAGATCGCGATCGCGCCGGGCGCCGTCGGCGAACGCTGGCTACCGCTCATCGGCACATCGCTGGTGATCTGGCTGGCGATGATCGCGGTCGGGGTCTACGGCCCCCACGCCCTGCGATCGCTGCGCTTTGCAGGCGCGCGCGTGCTCGTCGCTATCAGCCTCGGCATCATCGCCCTGGCGGTGATCGACTTCGTCTTCCCGAGCGACATGTTCTGGCGCTCGACCCTGCTCTACACGATGGGCCTTGCGATCCTGGTGCTGGTGGCGGACCGGCTGCTGCTCAACTCCTTCCTCGGCTCCTCGGCCTTCCGTCGCCGGGTTATGGTGCTGGGGGCGGGCGACCGGGCGCAGCGCCTGCGCGAGCTGGGTGAGAAGCCCGAGACCGGCTTCGCCATCGTCGCCTACATCGCCATGAGCGACGACAACCGCGTGGTCGAGGAAGCCATCCCGCGCGCCGCGATCCACGATCTGGGGCGCTTCGTCGAGAACCTTGGGGTCTCCGAGGTCGTGCTCGCCCTGCAGGAACGCCGCAACGCCCTGCCGCTCAAGGACCTCTTGCGCATCAAGACCAAGGGCGTCCACGTCAACGATTTCTCGAGCTTCATCGAACGCGAGACGGGCCGCGTCGATCTCGACACGATCAACCCTTCGTGGCTGATCTTCTCGGACGGCTTTTCCAGCTCGCGGATGTTCTCGAGCGCGGTGAAGCGCATCTTCGACATCACCGCGAGCCTGATCCTGCTCGCCGTCACCCTGCCGGTGATCATCGTCTTTGCCCTGCTGGTGAAGCTCGACAGCAAGGGGCCAGCCTTCTTCCGCCAGCAGCGCGTCGGCCTCTATGGCGAGACCTTCACGCTCATCAAGCTGCGCTCGATGCGCACCGATGCCGAGAAGGACGGCGCCAAGTGGGCCGAGAAGAACGATCCGCGCGTCACCCGCCTCGGCCGCTTCATTCGGAAGGTCAGGATCGACGAACTCCCCCAGACCTGGAGCGTATTGAAGGGCGAGATGAGCTTCGTCGGCCCGCGTCCCGAAGTCCCCTCCTTCGTCGAAAGCCTCGAGGAGGAGATCCCCTTCTATGGCGAGCGGCACATGGTGAAACCGGGCATCACCGGATGGGCGCAGATCAACTACCCCTACGGCGCCTCGGTCGAGGACAGCCGCTGCAAGCTCGAGTATGATCTCTACTACGCCAAGAACTACACGCCCTTCCTCGATTTCGTGATCCTGCTCCAGACGCTGCGGGTGATCCTGTGGCCGGAGGGCGCGCGGTGA
- the efp gene encoding elongation factor P: MKISGVDIRPGNILEYEGGIWKVAKIQHTQPGKGGAYMQVEMKNLQDGRKTNVRFRSADTVERVRLDTKDFQFLYEDGDMLVFMDQDTYEQINLPSDLLGDARPFLQDGMQVMLELWDEKPISVELPAQIEATIVEADAVVKGQTASSSYKPAILDNGVRIMVPPHIESGTRIVVDVYEQAYVGKAN, translated from the coding sequence ATGAAGATCAGCGGCGTCGACATCCGCCCCGGCAACATTCTCGAATATGAAGGCGGCATCTGGAAGGTCGCCAAGATCCAGCACACCCAGCCGGGCAAGGGCGGGGCCTACATGCAGGTCGAGATGAAGAACCTGCAGGACGGCCGCAAGACCAACGTGCGCTTCCGCAGCGCCGACACGGTCGAGCGCGTGCGGCTCGACACCAAGGACTTCCAGTTCCTCTATGAAGACGGCGACATGCTGGTGTTCATGGATCAGGACACCTACGAGCAGATCAACCTGCCCTCCGACCTTCTGGGCGACGCGCGCCCCTTCCTGCAGGACGGGATGCAGGTGATGCTCGAGCTGTGGGACGAAAAGCCCATCAGCGTCGAGCTGCCCGCCCAGATCGAAGCCACCATCGTCGAAGCTGACGCCGTGGTGAAGGGCCAGACCGCCTCCTCGAGCTACAAGCCCGCGATCCTCGACAACGGCGTGCGCATCATGGTGCCCCCGCATATCGAAAGCGGCACGCGGATCGTGGTCGACGTCTACGAGCAGGCCTACGTCGGCAAGGCGAACTGA
- a CDS encoding elongation factor P produces MKMRYVFLLVLSAAAMAAFIPGEAEGQDRKASRPTGTATMPTGGMLGILRHGNWQCALPGDAGGEAFIEVPEEAFRIGTASSYESPAGNGIYLLRGTELVFTRGPKKDERFRVLGENTLRKLAPDGSDSKLICTRIGSGGV; encoded by the coding sequence ATGAAGATGCGTTACGTGTTCCTGCTCGTCCTTTCCGCCGCCGCGATGGCCGCCTTCATCCCCGGCGAAGCCGAGGGACAGGACCGCAAGGCCTCGCGCCCGACCGGAACCGCCACCATGCCGACCGGCGGGATGCTCGGCATCCTGCGCCACGGCAACTGGCAATGCGCGCTTCCCGGCGATGCGGGGGGCGAGGCCTTCATCGAGGTGCCTGAGGAAGCCTTCCGGATCGGCACCGCCTCGAGCTACGAGAGCCCGGCGGGCAACGGCATCTACCTGCTGCGCGGCACCGAACTGGTCTTCACCCGCGGCCCCAAGAAGGACGAACGCTTCCGGGTGCTGGGCGAGAACACGCTGAGGAAGCTGGCGCCCGACGGGAGCGACAGCAAACTGATCTGCACCCGTATCGGCAGCGGCGGCGTCTGA
- a CDS encoding SLC13 family permease → MLEAPSYHAIAAMAVTIAMFIGFARGRYPEEIVSLVTIAVIGVGLYFAPLAGTKPTDGLALAFGGFGHSALITICALMIMGRGLVVTGALEPFARLLENVFRLNGQIGLLAALLLAFFLSMFVNDTPVMVLLIPIVVAIAAKGLMASSKVLMPLNTAVLLGGMATTIGTSTNILVVSIADDIGMAPIGVFQFTPIVLMAGLVAVPYLWLVMPRMLPDNSVLPDNARRIFHTRLRVGSSGALAGADLTSVHAKLPEGITVHDAPAGPLPPHHRLHISGTHEAIEEAARALKGDLAPTWVIDRIRNVSKAKGEDIVAVEMTVTADSRLVTRTLASSGIADLYGVAVLGIHRPARVLGEREIYSEVGDLRILEGDVLLVMGIEEDLQSFARSDGLLRLEGARELPRRSKAVLAGAIMLGAISTASLGVPWFDSAGGYAPIKLPIAISALAGAIAMFVTGCVKFDRVGRALSAKVIVLIAASLAIGRVIDESGAAAWLGQALSLGLAYLPPALVLSAIMLFVTLLTNFASNATAATIGTPIAYSIALQLGLPPEPLVLAVLFGCNLAFATPIAYQTNLLIMSEGDYEFGDYVRAGLPVVALMVTVLSVLLVLWYGL, encoded by the coding sequence ATGCTGGAAGCTCCCTCCTATCACGCGATAGCGGCCATGGCGGTGACCATCGCCATGTTCATCGGCTTCGCCCGGGGACGCTACCCCGAGGAGATCGTCTCGCTCGTCACCATCGCGGTGATCGGCGTGGGGCTCTACTTCGCGCCGCTGGCCGGGACCAAGCCGACCGACGGCCTCGCGCTCGCCTTCGGCGGCTTCGGCCATTCGGCGCTGATCACGATCTGCGCTCTGATGATCATGGGCCGGGGGCTGGTGGTCACGGGCGCGCTCGAACCCTTCGCGCGGCTGCTGGAAAACGTGTTCCGCCTCAATGGCCAGATCGGGCTTCTTGCGGCGCTCCTGCTGGCGTTCTTCCTGTCGATGTTCGTCAACGACACGCCGGTGATGGTGCTGCTGATCCCGATCGTCGTCGCCATCGCGGCCAAGGGGCTGATGGCCTCGTCAAAGGTGCTGATGCCGCTCAACACCGCAGTGCTGCTCGGCGGCATGGCGACCACCATCGGCACATCGACCAACATCCTCGTGGTCAGCATCGCCGACGATATCGGCATGGCCCCCATAGGGGTGTTCCAGTTCACGCCGATCGTGCTGATGGCCGGGCTGGTGGCGGTGCCCTACCTGTGGCTGGTGATGCCGCGGATGCTGCCCGACAACTCGGTCCTGCCCGACAATGCCCGGCGCATCTTCCACACCCGGCTGCGCGTCGGGTCGAGCGGCGCGCTGGCGGGCGCCGACCTCACGAGCGTCCACGCCAAGCTGCCCGAGGGGATCACCGTCCACGATGCCCCCGCCGGGCCCCTGCCGCCCCATCACAGGCTCCACATCTCGGGCACTCACGAGGCGATCGAGGAGGCCGCCCGCGCGCTCAAGGGCGATCTTGCCCCGACCTGGGTGATCGACAGGATCCGCAATGTCTCAAAGGCGAAGGGCGAGGACATCGTCGCCGTCGAGATGACGGTGACCGCCGATTCGCGCCTCGTCACCCGCACCCTGGCAAGCTCCGGCATTGCCGACCTTTACGGCGTCGCGGTGCTCGGCATCCATCGCCCGGCCCGCGTTCTGGGCGAGCGCGAGATCTACAGCGAGGTGGGCGATCTCAGGATCCTCGAGGGCGACGTGCTGCTGGTGATGGGTATCGAGGAGGACCTCCAGAGCTTCGCGCGCAGCGACGGACTGCTCCGGCTCGAGGGTGCCCGCGAACTGCCGCGCCGCTCGAAGGCCGTGCTGGCAGGCGCGATCATGCTGGGGGCGATCTCCACCGCGTCGCTTGGGGTGCCGTGGTTCGACAGCGCGGGCGGCTATGCGCCGATCAAGCTCCCCATCGCGATCTCCGCGCTTGCCGGGGCGATCGCGATGTTCGTCACCGGCTGCGTGAAGTTCGACCGCGTGGGCCGCGCGCTTTCGGCCAAGGTGATCGTGCTGATCGCCGCGAGCCTCGCCATCGGCCGGGTGATCGACGAGAGCGGGGCGGCCGCGTGGCTGGGGCAGGCGCTCTCGCTGGGCCTCGCCTACCTGCCGCCGGCGCTGGTGCTCTCGGCGATCATGCTGTTCGTGACGCTGCTGACGAACTTCGCCTCCAACGCCACCGCCGCGACGATCGGGACGCCGATCGCCTACAGCATCGCGCTGCAGCTCGGCCTTCCGCCCGAGCCGCTGGTGCTGGCCGTTCTGTTCGGCTGCAACCTCGCCTTCGCCACGCCGATTGCCTATCAGACCAACCTGCTGATCATGTCCGAAGGGGACTACGAATTCGGCGATTACGTGCGCGCCGGCCTGCCGGTGGTGGCGCTGATGGTGACGGTGCTCTCGGTGCTGCTGGTGCTGTGGTACGGCTTGTGA
- a CDS encoding helix-turn-helix domain-containing protein — translation MSDTNLLAGPALRRLRKREGLTQAGMAGLLGISPSYLNLIERNQRPLSARVLVQVIERFDFDPRSLREDDAIGGLDGLARRMADKRFADLGIDREEVQEFLAAAPQIAAAFARLYDTGGGGERILAEDAAAAARRAVERWQNHFADLDHAAEDLADELRLSRGEISAALSERLREKHQLQVRILPAEVMPGQVHRLDLHARQLQLSEMLPGAARRFQIARQVGMLEMREGIETLVAGANLASPEARDMLREYVADYLAGALLLPYRRFLRACEATGYDLAVLQRRFAVSFDQVAQRLTTLGRVGERGLPFFTATIDRAGRMTHFTAGGSGALYPLESARWPAWVPYAAFERPGTVLTQAVTFGEGEAAARHWFTITRTVDGDGVMCAGRRAVVLGLEARFAGDLAHARGISLDRADAVPLGTPCGRCGRAECLTPAPLRLAGTLPRPRPAS, via the coding sequence ATGAGCGACACAAACCTCCTCGCCGGACCCGCCCTGCGCCGCCTGCGCAAGCGCGAGGGCCTCACGCAAGCCGGCATGGCGGGCCTGCTCGGCATCTCGCCTTCCTACCTCAATCTCATCGAGAGGAACCAGCGCCCGCTCTCCGCGCGCGTGCTGGTGCAGGTGATCGAACGCTTCGACTTCGATCCGCGCTCCCTGCGCGAGGACGATGCCATCGGCGGGCTCGACGGGCTGGCGCGGCGCATGGCCGACAAGCGCTTCGCCGATCTGGGGATCGACCGCGAGGAGGTGCAGGAATTCCTCGCCGCCGCACCCCAGATCGCCGCCGCCTTCGCGCGGCTTTACGACACCGGGGGCGGGGGCGAGCGCATCCTTGCCGAGGACGCCGCGGCCGCCGCGCGCCGGGCCGTGGAGCGGTGGCAGAACCACTTTGCAGACCTCGACCATGCCGCCGAGGACCTCGCCGACGAATTGCGCCTGAGCCGGGGGGAGATCAGCGCGGCGCTTTCCGAACGCCTGCGCGAAAAGCACCAGCTGCAGGTGCGCATCCTGCCGGCCGAGGTGATGCCCGGGCAGGTTCACCGGCTCGATCTCCACGCCCGGCAGTTGCAGCTCTCCGAAATGCTCCCGGGCGCGGCGCGGCGGTTCCAGATCGCGCGGCAGGTGGGGATGCTCGAGATGCGCGAGGGGATCGAGACGCTGGTGGCGGGTGCGAACCTCGCCAGCCCCGAAGCGCGCGATATGCTGCGCGAATATGTCGCCGATTACCTCGCCGGGGCGCTGCTGCTCCCCTACCGCCGCTTCCTGCGCGCCTGCGAGGCGACCGGATATGATCTCGCGGTGCTGCAACGCCGTTTCGCCGTCAGCTTCGATCAGGTCGCGCAGCGCCTCACCACGCTCGGGCGGGTGGGCGAGCGCGGCCTGCCCTTCTTCACCGCCACCATCGACCGCGCCGGACGGATGACCCACTTCACCGCCGGCGGCAGCGGCGCGCTTTACCCGCTCGAGAGCGCGCGCTGGCCGGCCTGGGTGCCTTATGCCGCCTTCGAGCGCCCGGGCACCGTGCTCACCCAGGCCGTGACCTTCGGCGAAGGCGAGGCGGCGGCGCGGCACTGGTTCACCATCACCCGCACGGTCGACGGTGACGGGGTGATGTGCGCCGGTCGCCGGGCGGTGGTGCTGGGGCTCGAGGCGCGCTTCGCCGGCGACCTCGCCCATGCCCGGGGGATCTCGCTGGACCGGGCGGATGCGGTGCCGCTCGGCACGCCCTGCGGCCGCTGCGGGCGAGCGGAATGCCTCACCCCCGCACCGCTGCGCCTTGCCGGAACCTTGCCCCGGCCGAGGCCCGCTTCCTAG
- a CDS encoding isocitrate lyase, with the protein MTYQNTITRMRDIVTANGPSWAAIDPESAARMAIQNRFATGLDIAKYTAKIMREDMAAYDADPAQYTQSLGCWHGFVAQQKLIAIKKHFGSTKRRYLYLSGWMVAALRSEFGPLPDQSMHEKTSVPALIEELYTFLKQADARELGMMFRALDKAREAGDAVEAKRLENAIDNYETHVVPIIADIDAGFGNAEATYLLAKKMIEAGACALQIENQVSDEKQCGHQDGKVTVPHEDFLQKIRACRHAFLELGVPDGIIVARTDSLGAGLTKQIAYSKEPGDLGDQYNSFLDADEVDPANITNGQVFISRDGKLLAPKRLPSNLYQFRPGTGEDRVVLDCITSLQNGADLLWIETEKPHVEQIAGMVDRIREVVPNAKLVYNNSPSFNWTLNFRQQVFDAWEAAGKDVSAYDRSKLMSVDYDGTELSNEADEKIRTFQRDAAARAGIFHHLITLPTYHTAALSTDNLAREYFGEAGMLGYVKNVQREEIRQGIACVKHQNMSGSDIGDDHKEYFAGEAALKAGGVHNTMNQFEAA; encoded by the coding sequence ATGACCTACCAGAACACCATCACCCGGATGCGCGACATCGTCACCGCCAATGGGCCGAGCTGGGCCGCGATCGACCCCGAAAGCGCCGCGCGCATGGCGATCCAGAACCGCTTCGCCACCGGCCTCGATATCGCCAAGTACACCGCCAAGATCATGCGCGAGGACATGGCCGCCTATGACGCCGATCCGGCGCAGTACACCCAATCGCTCGGCTGCTGGCACGGCTTCGTCGCGCAGCAGAAGCTGATCGCGATCAAGAAGCACTTCGGCTCGACCAAGCGCCGCTACCTCTATCTCTCGGGCTGGATGGTCGCCGCGCTGCGCAGCGAGTTCGGCCCCCTGCCCGACCAGTCGATGCACGAGAAGACCTCGGTGCCCGCGCTGATCGAGGAACTCTACACCTTCCTCAAGCAGGCCGACGCCCGCGAACTCGGCATGATGTTCCGCGCGCTCGACAAGGCCCGCGAGGCCGGTGACGCGGTCGAGGCCAAGCGGCTAGAGAACGCGATCGACAACTACGAGACCCACGTCGTGCCGATCATCGCCGACATCGATGCGGGCTTCGGCAATGCCGAGGCGACCTACCTCCTTGCCAAGAAGATGATCGAGGCGGGTGCCTGCGCACTCCAGATCGAGAACCAGGTTTCGGACGAAAAGCAGTGCGGCCACCAGGACGGCAAGGTCACCGTGCCGCACGAGGACTTCCTCCAGAAGATCCGCGCCTGCCGCCACGCCTTCCTCGAACTCGGCGTCCCCGACGGGATCATCGTTGCCCGCACCGACTCGCTCGGCGCCGGCCTCACCAAGCAAATCGCCTATTCCAAGGAACCGGGCGATCTCGGCGACCAGTACAACAGCTTCCTCGACGCCGATGAGGTCGATCCCGCCAACATCACCAACGGTCAGGTTTTCATCAGCCGCGACGGCAAGCTGCTCGCGCCCAAGCGTCTGCCCTCGAACCTCTACCAGTTCCGCCCCGGCACGGGCGAGGACCGCGTCGTGCTCGACTGCATCACCTCGCTCCAGAACGGCGCGGACCTGCTGTGGATCGAGACCGAAAAGCCCCACGTCGAGCAGATCGCCGGCATGGTCGACCGCATCCGCGAAGTCGTGCCCAATGCCAAGCTGGTCTACAACAACTCGCCCAGCTTCAACTGGACGCTGAACTTCCGCCAGCAGGTGTTCGACGCCTGGGAAGCGGCGGGCAAGGACGTGTCGGCCTATGACCGCAGCAAGCTGATGAGCGTCGACTACGACGGCACCGAACTGTCGAACGAGGCCGACGAGAAGATCCGAACCTTCCAGCGCGATGCTGCTGCGCGGGCCGGCATCTTCCACCACCTCATCACCCTGCCGACCTACCACACCGCGGCGCTCTCGACCGACAACCTCGCCCGCGAATACTTCGGCGAGGCCGGGATGCTCGGTTACGTCAAGAACGTGCAGCGCGAGGAAATCCGCCAGGGCATCGCCTGCGTGAAGCACCAGAACATGTCGGGCTCCGACATCGGCGACGATCACAAGGAGTACTTCGCCGGTGAAGCTGCCCTGAAGGCGGGCGGCGTGCACAACACGATGAACCAGTTCGAGGCGGCCTAA
- a CDS encoding amidohydrolase, giving the protein MKRRAWAGASVLALVAAPAQADELRDAVAADLPALVELYKDLHANPELSFQEVETAKKLAARARALGFEVTEGVGRTGVVAVMRNGEGPTVMLRADMDGLPVIEQTGLPYASKRRAVPATGVETGVMHACGHDTHMAAWVGTAQLLSERRDQWSGTLVMILQPAEEIGEGAKAMLDDGLYTRFPKPDYVLAFHDSAQAPAGHLGYSNGFALANVDTVDVIVPGIGGHGASPHTTKDPVVIASSIVMRLQTLVSREIDPQEPAVVTVGSFQAGSKHNIIPDEARLQITVRSYADATRQHLLEGIARIARGEAVAAGMPEDRMPRVVVQQVYTPATFNTADLTTKVMSGLQTRFAGRVSEVPAAMAGEDFSQYYRADRENVESLIFWVGGVPQDRWEKAQRGELSLPSLHSPFWAPDAPVVIATATEALTAATLDLLAKKGG; this is encoded by the coding sequence ATGAAGCGACGGGCATGGGCGGGTGCGAGCGTCCTCGCGCTGGTGGCGGCGCCGGCGCAGGCGGACGAGCTGCGCGATGCGGTGGCGGCGGACCTGCCGGCGCTGGTCGAGCTCTACAAGGACCTTCACGCCAACCCCGAACTGTCGTTCCAGGAGGTCGAGACCGCGAAGAAGCTCGCCGCCCGCGCCCGCGCGCTGGGCTTCGAGGTGACCGAGGGCGTCGGCAGGACCGGCGTCGTCGCGGTGATGCGCAACGGCGAGGGCCCCACGGTGATGCTGCGCGCGGACATGGACGGGCTGCCGGTGATCGAGCAGACCGGTCTGCCGTATGCCTCGAAGCGCCGCGCCGTGCCCGCGACGGGCGTCGAGACCGGGGTGATGCACGCCTGCGGGCACGATACCCACATGGCCGCCTGGGTCGGCACTGCGCAGCTGCTGAGCGAGCGGCGCGACCAGTGGTCGGGCACGCTGGTGATGATCCTCCAGCCCGCCGAGGAAATCGGCGAGGGCGCCAAGGCGATGCTCGACGACGGGCTCTACACCCGCTTCCCCAAGCCGGACTACGTGCTTGCCTTCCATGATTCGGCGCAGGCCCCGGCGGGGCATCTGGGCTATTCCAACGGCTTCGCGCTCGCCAATGTCGATACGGTCGACGTGATCGTGCCCGGCATCGGCGGCCACGGCGCCTCGCCCCATACGACCAAGGATCCGGTGGTCATCGCCTCGAGCATCGTGATGCGTCTGCAGACGCTGGTGAGCCGCGAAATCGATCCGCAGGAACCTGCCGTCGTCACAGTCGGCAGCTTCCAGGCCGGCTCCAAGCACAACATCATCCCCGACGAGGCCCGGCTCCAGATCACCGTGCGCAGCTATGCCGATGCGACCCGCCAGCACCTGCTCGAGGGGATAGCGCGGATCGCCAGGGGCGAGGCGGTTGCCGCCGGGATGCCGGAGGACAGGATGCCCCGCGTGGTGGTGCAGCAGGTCTACACGCCGGCGACCTTCAACACGGCCGATCTGACCACGAAGGTGATGTCCGGGCTCCAGACGCGCTTTGCCGGCAGGGTGTCGGAGGTTCCGGCGGCGATGGCGGGGGAGGATTTCAGCCAGTATTACCGCGCTGACCGCGAGAATGTCGAAAGCCTGATCTTCTGGGTCGGCGGGGTGCCGCAGGACCGCTGGGAGAAGGCGCAGAGGGGCGAGCTGTCGCTGCCCTCGCTCCACTCCCCCTTCTGGGCGCCCGACGCTCCGGTGGTGATCGCCACCGCGACCGAGGCGCTGACGGCGGCGACGCTGGATCTGCTGGCGAAGAAGGGCGGGTAG
- a CDS encoding haloacid dehalogenase type II, whose protein sequence is MADPAHSRALPKALAFDVFGTVVDWRTSVARESARFLAMIGEDPQAAESFADAWRGQYIAAMIGMRKSGRAFVPLDVLHREMLETALRERGVDPAGLDEALLADWNRAWHRLDPWPDAVEGLTRLRKRFPIVTCSNGNIALILAMARRAGLPWDAILGAEVSGAYKPDPRAYLHTAEVLGLAPGEVCLVAAHHGDLAGARNAGLMCAYVDRPDEYGGAPAPDAHHEQAWEWSATSFTDLADQLGC, encoded by the coding sequence ATGGCCGATCCCGCTCACAGCCGCGCCCTGCCCAAGGCTCTCGCCTTCGACGTGTTCGGCACGGTGGTCGACTGGCGCACCAGCGTGGCGCGCGAATCCGCCCGCTTCCTCGCGATGATCGGCGAGGATCCGCAAGCCGCCGAAAGCTTCGCAGATGCCTGGCGCGGGCAATACATCGCGGCGATGATCGGGATGCGCAAATCGGGCCGGGCCTTCGTTCCGCTCGACGTGCTCCACCGCGAGATGCTGGAGACGGCCCTGCGCGAACGCGGCGTCGATCCCGCCGGGCTCGACGAGGCGCTGCTGGCCGACTGGAACCGTGCCTGGCACCGGCTCGACCCGTGGCCCGATGCCGTGGAGGGCCTCACGCGGCTCAGGAAGCGGTTTCCGATCGTCACCTGCTCGAATGGCAACATCGCGCTGATCCTCGCCATGGCCCGCCGCGCCGGCCTGCCGTGGGACGCGATCCTCGGGGCGGAGGTGAGCGGCGCCTACAAGCCCGACCCCAGGGCCTATCTCCACACCGCCGAGGTGCTGGGCCTTGCGCCGGGCGAGGTGTGCCTCGTCGCAGCACATCACGGCGACCTCGCCGGCGCGCGGAATGCCGGACTGATGTGCGCCTATGTCGACCGGCCCGACGAATATGGCGGCGCCCCTGCCCCCGATGCCCACCACGAACAGGCGTGGGAATGGTCGGCGACCAGCTTCACCGACCTCGCCGACCAGCTGGGCTGCTGA
- a CDS encoding inositol monophosphatase family protein: MAAISGLIRVMERAARKAGGRLRRDFGEVEHLQVSRKGPADFVSKADMRAERTLYDELSAARPGWGFVMEEAGVIEGDPGMPRWIVDPLDGTSNFLHGIPHFAISIAAQEPRPDGKGWGDVVAGVVYQPITDQTFWAEKSRGAWLHDARLRVSARSRLSDALVATGIPFFGHGDFAEWSRIFGAIGPEVAGIRRFGAASLDLAYVAQGRFDGFWESGLSDWDTAAGCLLVREAGGFVSDFRGRSEAIHSAQVLAANDALHSKLHKLLAGALR, encoded by the coding sequence ATGGCAGCTATTTCCGGCCTCATCCGCGTCATGGAACGCGCCGCGCGCAAGGCGGGCGGGCGTCTGCGGCGCGATTTCGGCGAAGTCGAGCACCTTCAGGTCTCCCGCAAGGGCCCGGCCGATTTCGTCAGCAAGGCCGACATGCGCGCCGAGCGCACGCTCTATGACGAACTCTCCGCCGCGCGCCCCGGTTGGGGCTTCGTGATGGAAGAGGCAGGCGTGATCGAGGGCGATCCGGGGATGCCCCGCTGGATCGTCGATCCGCTCGACGGCACCAGCAACTTCCTCCACGGCATCCCGCACTTCGCCATCAGCATCGCCGCGCAGGAGCCGCGGCCCGACGGGAAGGGCTGGGGCGATGTCGTTGCGGGCGTGGTCTACCAGCCGATCACCGACCAGACCTTCTGGGCCGAGAAATCGCGCGGGGCCTGGCTCCACGATGCGCGCCTGCGCGTCTCGGCTCGCTCGCGCCTGTCGGACGCGCTGGTGGCGACGGGCATTCCCTTCTTCGGCCACGGCGACTTTGCCGAGTGGAGCCGCATCTTCGGCGCCATCGGCCCCGAGGTCGCAGGCATCCGCCGCTTCGGCGCGGCCTCCCTCGATCTGGCCTACGTGGCGCAGGGGCGCTTCGACGGGTTCTGGGAAAGCGGCCTTTCCGACTGGGACACCGCCGCCGGCTGCCTGCTGGTGCGCGAGGCGGGCGGCTTCGTCTCCGATTTCCGCGGGCGTTCGGAAGCGATCCATTCGGCGCAGGTGCTGGCGGCGAACGATGCGCTGCACTCCAAGCTGCACAAGCTGCTGGCGGGCGCGCTGCGCTGA